A window from Plasmodium gaboni strain SY75 chromosome 9, whole genome shotgun sequence encodes these proteins:
- a CDS encoding putative membrane protein (conserved Plasmodium membrane protein, unknown function) — translation MRINDKDEIVNILFTVFLILLQQLSLLFIILNSIKNYMYLIFLFVDICLCLYIICSLYDNKNAGVKISNQWMIYMITLTMKMTSFCFFIKDKIDTNNKDSIFLIYFSNDILAYNLIYITPFIYLLFSLRSRNILENILNNKIIIENILSIDVNIINLFDLIDIIFMYSHLTSIYKILTDNDVYKLKKTFIMLIIVLVSLILFGFYFPIYTNIEKSYSYNERKNLSFIQDEKVDKAYNKNKKNNNKDYNVYSSEDNNKSDDYNNSDYNNNNNNNNELNDDVNQYMKENMVIPKNKMSIQLKGKNTNNKKHFSLSNNNIFENNKKQYNYYHNDNLDNNRNSIIESNVSSITSLNSKESTYVSSYKSKQLLKKNYSSSISSSFHSASSNEASSSTYLPSLSSINSRTKKNKSNKLYQSRYKDVYTDVYITAKFHFIVGFFLIDTPFLIYRLLFCIRYKVMLTLIVKNILFLLFRSYKLNEYRLIEKEKHKKKKSKFDFHFYNIFKYDSETNAYGNDRNLEIDREASANILQRVDHNNNALEHNSLYEEKKKKKEKKRRNKLYNERSISRLNKKYLNGYIKSRNSLEFNLKKSKERNNNILKKMKKKKKKKKKNQVLEIFKEEFKKNSLKEFYEKITXXXXXXXXXXXXXXXXXXXXXXXXXXXXXXXXXXXXXXXXXXXXXXXXXXXXXXXXXXXXXXXERYINDNNNDDDNNDDDNNDDNDDANPNEEHDDIEIMNVHPMDTKKDKHLIIDNNINENNVTHNNDHKENHINKKSEKNCCKGNNIKNKIKSETTKSIVRSKEKLKPSWKDKFRMRRKRRNFLRLIYKLKYKRDIPIYHFQLRDHLLALYSFLFKGWNTVNFVYFDDKLIFSYIKNFRFMLVILLDYIIKIGITFLFIFILLRSHMFIKNKDVIYIHDIPIKKNLVENNLRFPQSFNLYKYSNIPLPNNSIDIKYINRYVEDHNDNNTYIYSSNNNKLKGYINMDISHNMFNSKWNEIFLIDKIYLYISIIYFFIYFLLFIQTSTFLDILFVAIFNTIAHLSFYFSLKQFILFFYTFNGNIYNRDYIYYRLNIRKLNYHFEYFFLLFFNIHYFISFIKHFPLFMRIIFNIKHIYYYRNSHANSGDKELKYSVSVYILFLLCKYCYAPINLNMLLFGQNILNNIILIDNINSYTWLNIFLLILFKTIQILMTQTNYFIIGLFILHILLYIIYAIHAQILRYIILRKIEILYVFKNILISMYNEIPLVPDNNSPYTTCTDILKYYSEEGNMIPNFI, via the exons atGAGAATAAATGACAAGGACGAGATTGTGAACATTCTGTTTACAgtatttttaatattgtTACAACAATTATCtctattatttataatattgaatagtataaaaaattatatgtatttaatatttttgtttgttgacatatgtttatgtttatatataatttgtaGTCTTTATGATAATAAGAATGCAGGTGTGAAAATATCCAACCAATGgatgatatatatgataacCTTAACTATGAAGATGACAagtttttgtttttttataaaagataaaatagatacaaataataaggacagtatttttttaatatattttagtAATGATATATTAGCATATAacttaatatatataacgccttttatatatttattattttctttaagaagtagaaatattttagaaaacatattaaataataaaataataattgagaatatattaagtattgatgtaaatataattaatttatttgatttgatagatataatatttatgtattcACATTTAActagtatatataaaatattaacagATAATgatgtatataaattaaaaaaaacatttattatgttaataattgtattagtatctttaatattgtttggtttttattttcctatatatactaatattgaaaaatcttattcatataatgaaagaaaaaatttaaGTTTTATTCAAGATGAGAAAGTAGATAAGGCatacaataaaaataaaaaaaataataataaggatTATAATGTCTATAGTAgtgaagataataataaatccGACGATTATAACAATAGcgattataataataataataataataataatgaattaaatgatgatgttaatcaatatatgaaagaaaatatgGTAATTcctaaaaataaaatgtcTATACAATTAAAAGGAAAGAATACgaataataaaaaacatttctcattatcaaataataatatatttgaaaataataaaaaacaatataattattatcataatgATAATTTGGATAATAATAGGAATAGCATAATAGAAAGTAATGTATCATCTATTACATCTTTAAATTCGAAAGAATCTACATATGTTTCTTCTTATAAATCCAAAcaattattaaaaaaaaattattcatcATCTATATCGTCATCATTTCATTCTGCCTCATCAAATGAAGCTTCTTCTTCAACGTATTTACCATCACTCTCTTCAATAAATTCAAGaacgaaaaaaaataaatccAATAAATTATATCAAAGTAGATATAAGGATGTATATACTGATGTTTATATAACAGCCAAGTTTCACTTCATCGTTGGTTTCTTTTTAATAGACACTCCATTTTTGATATACag ACTCCTTTTTTGTATTAGATACAAAGTGATGCTTACCCTTatagtaaaaaatattttgttccTTCTCTTTCGATCATACAAACTAAACGAATACAGACTGatagaaaaagaaaagcacaagaagaaaaagagTAAATTCgattttcatttttataatatatttaaatatgaCAGTGAAACCAATGCTTATGGAAATGATAGAAATTTGGAAATCGACAGAGAAGCATCAGCAAATATCCTACAAAGGGTtgatcataataataatgcTTTAGAACATAATAGTttatatgaagaaaaaaaaaaaaaaaaagaaaaaaaaagaagaaataaattataCAATGAAAGATCTATTTCAAgattaaacaaaaaatatttaaacggatatattaaaagtaGGAATAGTTTAgaatttaatttaaaaaaaagtaaagaaagaaataataatattttaaaaaaaatgaaaaagaaaaagaagaaaaaaaaaaaaaatcaagTATTAGAAATATTCAAGGAAgaattcaaaaaaaattctttaaaggaattttatgaaaaaataacaNNNNNNNNNNNNNNNNNNNNNNNNNNNNNNNNNNNNNNNNNNNNNNNNNNNNNNNNNNNNNNNNNNNNNNNNNNNNNNNNNNNNNNNNNNNNNNNNNNNNNNNNNNNNNNNNNNNNNNNNNNNNNNNNNNNNNNNNNNNNNNNNNNNNNNNNNNNNNNNNNNNNNNNNNNNNNNNNNNNNNNNNNNNTAgaaagatatattaatgataataataatgatgatgataataatgatgatgataataatgatgataatgatgatgCTAACCCAAATGAAGAACATGATGATATCGAAATTATGAATGTGCATCCTATGGATACTAAAAAAGATAAACATCTAATaatagataataatataaatgaaaataatgttacacataataatgatcataaagagaatcatataaataaaaaaagtgaAAAGAATTGTTGTAAAggtaataatataaaaaataaaataaaatcagAAACAACAAAATCAATAGTGAGAAGTAAAGAGAAATTGAAACCTTCTTGGAAAGATAAATTTCGTAtgagaagaaaaagaaggaattttttaagattgatttataaattaaaatataaaagagATATTCCtatatatcattttcaaTTACGAGATCATTTATTAGCTTTATATagttttttatttaaaggTTGGAATACTGTaaattttgtatattttgatgataaattaattttttcatatataaaaaattttagATTTATGTTAGTAATATTACTagattatataataaaaatcgggataacatttttatttatttttatattattaagaagtcatatgtttataaaaaataaagatgttatatatatacatgaCATACCTATAAAAAAGAACCTTgttgaaaataatttaagaTTTCCACAGAGTTTTAATctttataaatattcaaatataCCCTTACCAAATAATTCtatagatataaaatatataaatagaTATGTAGAAGAtcataatgataataatacatatatatatagtagtaataataataagttgaaaggatatataaatatggatatttcacataatatgtttaattCAAAATGgaatgaaatatttttaatagataaaatatatttatatatatcaataatatatttctttatctattttttattatttatacaaaCCTCTACTTTTCtagatattttatttgttgCTATATTTAATACTATAGCACATTTATCTTTCTATTTTTCATTGAAACaattcattttatttttttatacattcaatggtaatatatataatagagattatatatattatcgTCTTAATATAAGAAAGCTAAATTATCACTTTGAATATTTCTTTCTTCTATTCTTTAATATccattattttatatcattcATAAAACACTTTCCTCTTTTTATGCgtatcatttttaatataaagCATATATACTACTACAGAAATTCGCACGCAA aCTCTGGGGATAAGGAACTTAAATATTCTGTCAgtgtgtatattttatttttactatGCAAATATTGCTATGCCCCTATAAATTTGAATATGCTTTTATTTGGTcagaatatattaaataatattatattgatagataatattaatagttATACCTGgttaaatatttttctactcatattatttaagaccatacaaatattaatgacacaaacaaattatttcattatagGTCTTTTCATTCTAcatatacttttatatattatatatgcaATACATGCACAAATAttaagatatattattcttagaaaaattgaaatattatatgtttttaaaaatattctaaTTTCTATGTATAATGAAATACCACTCGTACCAGATAATAATTCACCATATACCACCTGCAcagatatattaaaatattattcagAAGAGG GCAACATGATACCaaattttatttga
- a CDS encoding hypothetical protein (conserved Plasmodium protein, unknown function), with amino-acid sequence MNINNYEEKNMNSSGEKKINIKIGDLASHNSGNFDEEKKMSVHKNLIVNMSNISKEIQEDECKIEELDSVVINDIDMINSLQNENIIGMDKKYDMRKEKDMCLINDKYSYSFDKDEKKNNIDNIHNIHNMSNNNHIMTPNVYKQNMKNMVSNSTHIDSTEIFSSKIIKEEEHNHDNNECDKNVHILKYPEHNKTKEVDNNLSIQYLNSCNISNNINNSELHLSSIFDKERDEMNYINANCQDKSDHMDDMKLEKSIINKDNSNDSYDSYDSCDSYNNNIFSEQNGILHNNGNDIEYPKNFDEYNKKENIIEIERNEEKSNKYKDNLILFNELLKYKDELNYLNEQKVNEEIEKINNCFLNDKMEYNIGNKKEHKNYLDKKNDKDLNTKNIMTYDLWNNDKDINTSHSSYNKSNNMSSSVIYKSNIQDDISKKEKKQYFDVKRLKKDKYDDNIIYNVNMDHLNKDAYMDKKNKSEEEKIFHVEDMKQQSDLYIPIEHNETKNVEMKIHIDFKNIYFVKYKYIKCLVMNNSGTIVHSFIFHKNLIDLDKENNILKILNKENTKNRKSNNDINRLVEELKSIIFTDVSFELSFEAKIDKGREIICPSKFYRLSFYGMEEKNKKEEQKNNDVSSKNEKNIKYEKDKKLNKNIYNNEENCKINYKKKYNYMKKKNNVSNNNDNSKEKDKIEKKGKLYYIGFTILHLNYLYQLQKEGYVHLNISDKKNEDFNFIEHYKKEDYAYYMDNKIVAHTICNNISYMEKINMLFKILYNHSLNISTCKIFFKYRFSKIEENNHLFNNIDNIKKKNKTIISNHKNIELKYILDILQKNNYSNLNLKNCIEQCLKNYYTSCSKSIYDDISFKLFDKEYSKEYIHNNTIRKNNKEINNECFNLPFFFSNISNDIKVNNSFLKNINFVNVFDNLQINDHHEEQINDHHEEQDNCYYKNMKNIDHLKKMKHNDDTNMIYKLIHVQKEEQEDMNTNKEQLSSHHKFCDNMLNKLQENDLRKLPKNVIDYILKLYNINMEKDIKIEKLEHILLKYTNGINNYFDYIEYTKNNKMYKIYEENKKMKKYIKDSNNFFIQALIDSHTEIQKVKHSLKTMNILYNKEKMNNHQENKKEDKDKKINVKEHLYNNLNNKNEYLSKIKKKEKKRNEDTYNFNDKIGSSLYLSSRSVSLLSPESSLLSSSISTSHNKKKLFDDEYFIRNKNVNEKKKKKKREDSSDKCNNIIKNIDGYTSEYIPNYTKKRNIIIKYKKNEELKNKNDKINDKINKNINKNINDTLMTRGKNNKSINENIMLNKRNDTIFGKSLLSLNIYNPYNNNYYYNHNSGDFKEYPSSSFLSNISYLRNRKEKKNVEETNQKTEKDKSELYTKNMNQKKTLINNNSKSYKNGVVHKYSFNHNGNEKNVKKDYLYSFYSNPIIASQNTLEKKIKKKILNTSQKNEKKHDHTCDIEKKNYDMIYADKSDTTNGLNIASNQLKNMFNIKKKDIDEKEKRRREQNFKLFFSKIKGEPNRIEEEKKNKVDDKKNKVDEKKNKVDEKKNKVGEKKNKVDETKNKVDEKKNKMDETKNKVDESKNKMDEKKNKMDDKLNDEEIVKKRLNRKGEDKKLTSSCIKEKVNQFEYYNNGDSNMNKSKNHYNILKKNQKFDKNIYTLDERYNPFSNINRIILPNKTTEDKKNGRDSQKDINKYDRMLSNGSIISVTKKKEKDKNNYDTSEVLKKEYVESFKNICVINKDKKDKGIDSNNLLCNRKNQIGEYVTSFNNLNLNKKQTTLSSCQEKKKTSNVLCNSRNNITRDNNIYTINFNSNINKKNNNDDTDNIHNNNMNGMINISTSEHMKDINYKKKFIEDAISSYDDNMIDDRKIKNKINEHIIISPTNNNNTNELSASTKIINKKYIQQQPFDKFNCKKSWNIINENIDNNDQKINKLKHEINITDNKKNALLKKIKRRNNINSNMCGKNKDDNNNKNYDIHKGNNDKGIIKETEHISANQNSKDSYILNIINKNLNRSFSQLDKIKKKMDEHLFM; translated from the exons ATGAATATTAACaattatgaagaaaaaaatatgaacagttcaggtgaaaaaaaaataaatattaaaattgGTGATCTGGCTAGCCATAATTCAGGTAATTttgatgaagaaaaaaaaatgagtgtacataaaaatttaattgTTAACATGAGTAATATTTCTAAAGAGATACAAGAAGACGAATGTAAAATAGAAGAGTTAGATAGTGTTGTTATAAACGATATAGATATGATAAATTCTTtacaaaatgaaaacaTAATAGGGATggataaaaaatatgatatgagaaaagaaaaagatatgTGCTTGattaatgataaatatagTTATTCTTTTGATAAGgatgaaaaaaagaataatattgataatatacACAATATTCACAATATGAGTAATAACAATCATATAATGACACCAAATgtatataaacaaaatatgaaaaatatggTAAGCAATTCGACACATATAGATAGTACAGAAATTTTTTCCTCTAAAATTATTAAAGAGGAAGAACATAAtcatgataataatgagtgtgataaaaatgttcatatattaaaatatcCTGAACATAATAAAACTAAAGAAGTGGATAATAATTTGTCCATTCAATATTTGAATTCATGTAATataagtaataatattaataatagtGAGTTACATTTATCAAGCATATTTGATAAAGAAAGGGATGAAATGAATTATATCAATGCAAACTGTCAGGATAAATCTGATCATATGGATGACATGAAATTGGAAAAGAgcataataaataaagataattcaaatgattcatatgattcatatgattcatgtgattcatataataataatattttttctgAACAAAATGGAATACTGCATAATAATGGTAATGATATAGAATATCCCAAAAATTttgatgaatataataaaaaggaaaatataatagaaATCGAACGAAACGAAGAAAAgtcaaataaatataaagataacttaattttatttaatgagctcttaaaatataaagacgaattgaattatttgaatgaacaaaaagtaaatgaagaaatagaaaaaataaataattgttttttaaatgacaaaatggaatataatattggaaataaaaaggaacataaaaattatttagataaaaaaaatgataaagatctcaatacaaaaaatataatgacTTATGATTTGTGGAATAATGATAAGGATATAAATACATCTCATTCTTCCTATAAcaaaagtaataatatgaGTTCTAgtgttatatataaaagtaatataCAAGATgatatatcaaaaaaagaaaaaaaacaatattttGATGTCAAAAGATTgaaaaaagataaatatgatgataatataatatataatgtaaatatggatcatttaaataaagatgcatatatggataaaaaaaataaaagtgaagaagaaaaaatattccaTGTTGAAGATATGAAACAACAAAgtgatttatatattcctaTAGAACATAATGAAACTAAAAATGTAGAGATGAAGATACATATagattttaaaaatatatattttgttaagtataaatatataaaatgtttaGTAATGAATAATTCTGGTACTATTGTTcattcatttatttttcataaaaatcTAATAGATCtagataaagaaaataatattttaaaaatattaaataaagaaaatacaAAGAATAGGAAAtcaaataatgatattaacAGATTGGTTGAAGAATTGAAGAGTATAATTTTTACAGACGTATCTTTTGAACTTTCTTTTGAGGCAAAAATTGATAAAGGAAGGGAAATCATCTGTCCGTCTAAG TTTTATAGACTGAGTTTTTATGGAATGGaagagaaaaataaaaaggaagaaCAAAAGAACAATGATGTTTCATCaaaaaatgagaaaaatataaagtatgaaaaagataaaaaattaaataaaaatatttataataacGAGGAAAATTGTAagataaattataaaaagaaatataattatatgaagaaaaaaaacaacgtgtcaaataataatgataatagTAAGGAGAAAGATAAAATTGAGAAGAAGGGgaaattatattatataggATTTACTattcttcatttaaattatttatatcaacTACAAAAAGAGGGATATGtacatttaaatatatctgATAAGAAGAATGAAgattttaattttatagaACATTATAAGAAAGAAGATTATGCATATTATATGGATAATAAAATAGTTGCACATACAatttgtaataatataagttatatggaaaaaattaatatgttatttaaaatattatataatcataGTTTGAATATATCTACttgtaaaatatttttcaaatatcGTTTTTCAAAAATTGAAGAAAACAACcatttatttaataatatagataatataaaaaaaaaaaataaaacaataataagtaatcataaaaatatagaattaaaatatattttagaTATTCTTcagaaaaataattattcaaatCTAAATCTTAAAAACTGTATAGAACAATGtttaaagaattattatacCAGCTGTTCAAAATCAatatatgatgatattagttttaaattatttgaCAAGGAATATTCAAAGGAATATATACACAACAATACTATTAGaaagaataataaagaaataaataatgaatgTTTCAATTTAccttttttcttttctaaTATATCGAATGATATAAAGGTcaataattcatttttgaaaaatataaattttgttaatgtatttgataatttacaaataaatgATCATCATGAAgaacaaataaatgatCATCATGAAGAACAAGAtaattgttattataaaaatatgaaaaatatagatcatctgaaaaaaatgaaacaCAATGATGACACAAACATGATATATAAACTAATCCATGTTCAAAAGGAAGAGCAGGAGGACATGAATACGAATAAAGAACAATTATCATCTCATCACAAATTTTGTGATAATATGTTGAATAAATTACAAGAAAATGATCTAAGAAAATTACCAAAAAATGTAATAGATtacattttaaaattatataatataaatatggaAAAGGATATAAAGATTGAAAAACTAGAACACATTTTGCTTAAATACACAAACGGcattaataattattttgactatatagaatatacaaaaaataataaaatgtataaaatatatgaagagaataaaaaaatgaagaaatatataaaggattcaaataatttttttatacaaGCTTTAATAGATAGTCATACTGAAATCCAAAAGGTTAAGCATAGTCTAAAAACcatgaatattttatataataaggAAAAGATGAATAATCAtcaagaaaataaaaaagaagataaagataaaaaaattaatgtGAAAGAACATCTATATAACAAtctaaataataaaaatgaatatttgtctaagataaaaaaaaaagaaaaaaaaagaaatgaagacacttataattttaatgataaaatagGATCGTCATTATACTTATCTTCACGATCAGTATCTTTGTTATCACCAGAATCttctttattatcatcCTCAATATCAACATctcataataaaaagaaacTTTTTGATgatgaatattttatacGTAACAAAAATGTCAAcgagaaaaaaaaaaaaaaaaagcgGGAGGACAGTTCAGAcaaatgtaataatattataaaaaatattgatgGATATACATCCGAGTATATTCCCAACTATACaaagaaaagaaatataataataaagtaTAAGAAGAATGAGGAGctcaaaaataaaaatgataaaataaatgataaaataaataaaaatattaataaaaatataaatgatacATTAATGACAAGGggtaaaaataataaatccataaatgaaaatataatgttaaataaaagaaatgatACAATTTTTGGAAAATCTTTATTATCtctaaatatatacaatccatataataataattattattataaccATAATAGTGGTGATTTTAAAGAATATccttcttcttcttttttatcaaaCATAAGTTATTTAAGAAatagaaaagaaaaaaaaaatgttgaAGAAACCAACCAAAAGACAGAAAAGGACAAAAGTGAACtttatacaaaaaatatgaaccaaaaaaaaacattaataaataataattctaaAAGTTATAAAAATGGTGTTGTCCataaatattcttttaatcATAATGggaatgaaaaaaatgttaaaaaagactatttatattcattttattcCAATCCTATAATAGCTAGCCAAAATAcattagaaaaaaaaattaaaaaaaaaattctgAACACTAGCcaaaaaaatgaaaaaaaacatGACCATACATGTgatattgaaaaaaaaaattatgatatgATTTATGCTGATAAGAGTGATACTACTAATGGATTGAATATTGCATCCAATCAATTAAAGaatatgtttaatattaaaaagaaagatATCGACGAGAAGGAGAAAAGAAGAAGAGaacaaaattttaaattattcttttcaAAGATTAAAGGAGAACCGAATAGAATAGAGgaagagaaaaaaaataaagtagacgataaaaaaaataaagtggacgaaaaaaaaaataaagtagacgaaaaaaaaaataaagtaggcgaaaaaaaaaataaagtggacgaaacaaaaaacaaagtagacgaaaaaaaaaacaaaatggACGAAACAAAAAACAAAGTAGACGAATCAAAAAACAAAATGgacgaaaaaaaaaacaaaatggatgataaattaaatgatgaagaaaTTGTAAAGAAAAGATTGAATAGAAAAGGAGAGGATAAAAAATTGACAAGTAGTTGTATAAAAGAGAAAGTAAATCAatttgaatattataataatggTGACAGTAACATGAATAAAAGTAAGaatcattataatatattaaaaaaaaaccaaAAGTTTGAcaagaatatatatacattgGATGAACGCTATAATCCTTTTAGTAATATTAATAGAATAATATTGCCTAATAAAACAACAGAAGATAAAAAGAATGGAAGGGATTCACAGaaagatattaataaatatgatcGTATGTTATCAAATGGAAGTATTATAAGTGTGActaaaaagaaagaaaaagacaaaaataattatgatacAAGTGAAGtgttaaaaaaagaatatgtTGAAAGTTTTAAGAATATATGtgtaataaataaagataaaaaagataagGGAATAGATTCCAATAATTTATTGTGTAATAGAAAAAATCAAATAGGTGAGTATGTTACgtcatttaataatttaaatcTTAATAAGAAACAAACAACATTATCATCGTGtcaagaaaaaaaaaagacatCAAATGTATTATGTAATAGTCGTAATAATATAACTcgtgataataatatatatactataaattttaatagtaatataaataaaaagaacaataatgatgatacagataatattcataataataatatgaacgGTATGATAAATATTAGTACTAGTGAACACATGAAAGATATTAACTATAAGAAGAAATTTATAGAGGATGCTATATCTTcttatgatgataatatgatagatgatagaaaaataaaaaataaaataaatgagcatattataatatcaccaacaaataataataatacaaatgaaTTATCTGCAAGTActaaaataataaataaaaaatatatacaacaACAACCATTTGACAAATTCAATTGTAAAAAAAGTTggaatataataaatgaaaatatagataataatgatcaaaaaataaataaattaaaacatgaaataaatattacagataataaaaaaaatgcccttcttaaaaaaataaaaagaagaaacaatattaattcaaatatgtgtggaaaaaataaagatgataataacaataaaaattatgatattCATAAAGGTAATAATGATAAAGGTATTATCAAAGAAACTGAGCATATATCTGCAAATCAAAATTCAAAAgattcatatatattaaatattataaataaaaatttaaatagGTCTTTCAGTCAACTcgataaaataaaaaaaaaaatggatgAGCACTTATTCATGTAG